The Ptychodera flava strain L36383 chromosome 3, AS_Pfla_20210202, whole genome shotgun sequence region TAACCCTTTTTCTAGCGAGGAGATAACCTTTAAGCCCTTTACTTGCTACTGAAATCTGTCTTTTTTTCCACGCTCgcgtctgtttgtctgtctgtctgtctgtctatttgtcaGTCTCTTTACGTCTTtctccttttttatttctgtctctctccctctctccctaGTCTGAACCTCTGCCTGTGATGGTGTGGATTCACGGCGGTGGATTCCTCGTTGGGTCTGGTTCATTGTACGACAGTTTGCCATTGTCAGCAATCGGGAACGTCATCGTGGTAACCATTAATTACAGGCTGGGTGCACTGGGGTACTTTCTGACAGGCGAGTCAAAGTTTCCAACGTTACACACGCTGTTGCTCATACTCTGTAACGAATTCAAGTATTCTTCACAAAGGAAGAGAGTGGAATTGAAGGGACATTAGCACGACAACGACAATAACCAATGAGCTGTGCTTTTCTTTGTAGATGCAAGTGCATCTGACTGACGCAAGGATTTGCAAGTTGTAGTCACTCGCTTGAGTCACCATTTATTGCAGATGACTCATGTTAATATATTTGACCattgttatttatttcatacGCCTGCGGTTTGATAAGCATATATAGCCAGAAgatatttattttatcatgGCAACATTATCATCATACCGCAGGTGACGAGCACGCCACTGGTAACTACGCGCTGCTGGACCAGATCGCAGCATTGCAATGGGTACAGGACAACATAGCAGGTATGACTCGCAAATATGTACTGAACAATATACTATATTATATAGGGCTTAGCCCTTGGTGTCACACCAGAGGTTAAAATTAGACATTTTATTTCCGTCTGAAGATGCTCAGTCGACAACTTGCTGTATACGTTAAAGGGACCACAAATTgcgtaaattatatattcaaacaCCCAATTTACCCCCTGACGAAAACAGTACAAGCTTTGTCACACCTGggtaggtatagattttctgtttaaaCTGTCAAAAAGTTTGAGATAAGTTGACATTTTTTACAGTATAAACATCcaattgtgtttaacaagggatgtgttgtgccatcattatcattgcgATAGCAACTGTACTGCCCAACTTCCTATTGCAAGCTGATAACCAGCGTTTCGTCTGACAATTTTCTCACCAAGTTATCGACACAGAAAACGTTTTTCTCAATTCTATTCCAGCTGTTTGGCGTGTGTCCTCGTTTATATGCACAACAGTATTTCCTCTCTATTCTACCTTTTAGACGTGATGGTAAAGATATCTTGTATCAATTAAGAGGAGGAGAATATTTTTCTAATAGCGTTTAAGATATAATACtttacatattttgaatttatttctttacaagCTTTCAAAAAATGGCGGCTCTCGTAAATTTGGTCGGGTACATTTTCATTTACTCAAATAGTATATTTAACAGGCGCATGCGTAGTGAGTATGGCGCTGGCGCCACTATTACTTAACAAGTACGGAAAAGTGTTTGTCGAGTAAAACTCGCTGTTTTGACATAGGACAGTTTTTATTGATAAACgatttatttttggttttgagGCGCCAGGAAAACATAGCGACAACGAttgttttgcatttgtgtttttGTATAATGTGTTTTCCGTATCAGTTGAGTGATGACTGTATATATCAATCTTCAAGACGAGATCATAAGTATATAGAGGCATCTCTGTTTACTGATAATAAACTAAAaccgaaaaaaaaacaaagaatgcaaatttaataaattCGATCAATTAATGAActaatgaaataatgaaaaaacgaATTAATTTATACaattaatgaattaatgaataCATTAATACATTAATAAATAAGgaaattgattaattaattaattaacgtatgtatgtatgtatatatgtatgtatgtatgtatgaattcaTTACTTCACGAATAAGTATCTCCCTCTTGATAAATTTATAACAGTCGTAGAACCCTTTCACTTACCATCAAAACCTTGCACAagtcatgcatacatgtacaaaaaatgaaaatgtttacattGTCATCACAATACTTGTGTTTATCTTTATTATTTATCTCGATAGCATTCGGGGGAGATGCAAACGCAGTGACAATATTTGGTGAAAGTGCCGGGGCCATGAGCGTGGATCTCTTGCTGTTTTCTCCACTGTCGGAGGGACTTTTCCACAGGGCAATTATGCAGGTAAGGTTACACGTCGAATGTCCAAAGTTTTTTGGTATTGAGTTGGTTCCGTTAGCCTTTGGCCTTTACAATTCCTATCTTTCAAAATGATGAAACCATTGTCagttttatacatacatacatacatacatacatacatacatacatacatacatacatacatacatacatacatacatacatacatacatacatacatacatacatacatacatacatacatacatacatacatacatacatacatacatacatacatacatacatacataatacatacatacatacatacatacatacatacatacatacatacatacatacgtacgtacgtacgtacgtacgtacgtacgtaggacatacatacatacatacatacatacatacatacatacatacatacatacatacatacatacatacatacatacatacatacatacatacatacatacatacatacatacatacgtacatacatagatagatacagacatactgacatactgacTGACTGACATACTGACTGACATACTGACTGACATACACTCattattaattatattttttagTATTACAATAGGAAGTTTTAAGTAAACCTTGCAAGGCTCAGATgttaaagtcattttgcatttgaaaAGCGACGTGTGTTTATTGTAATAATATAAGTATTTCAATCTTTAAGGATAAATGTCATTCTTACTTTTTGTCCTCTAAATGATGAAGACGGAAACGAATTAATACCATAACCACATCTTCAGATTCCGACCTAAAtaatctgttttatttcatgAGGTCTGAGTATGTACACATTCATTTTAAACTGTCATTGTGAAAATCGAGACAATTCCATGAAGGAAATGTTCCGACTTTAAACTGTCCCCCTCTTTCATTCTCCATTCTCTCTGagtaaatgtgcaaatttcagttaaaagatttcaaaacatatgaTGTTATCTTTTAACTTACTGTGTAAAactatacatgcatacacaggTACAGCTAATTGGTTTCTTTTAGCATTAATTCAGCTATCAGCATGCTCAAATGGGACTTTGTAAGCGTAACAAGTCCGCACAATGGGACTTTTTTAACTAGTATGCtccctcgaaagtgaaagacttcaacttttgctcaaactttcctaaatgaaactttataccattttctgaccaaataaaataaaaattggatcaccatgcaaagtttggaactagccaAACGAGTTACGCAACATTTTgctacacttgaaattcaaaatggccaacattcctgtgttaactctatggggtaaaatttgtgaatttcgaaaaacaaagacggtaaaagtctttctttctcaGCAAGCTTTACattgagccccaacaagtgttAGATCAGGGAACAAATGTACAACTTTCAGAGTCCGACTATccgtccccgaggtgcgttctaccttcaGTGTAATAAGTCCGCACCATGTTCCAACCTATCTCGAACGATCTGTTCACAGAGTGGAACGGCAACAACACCGGGTATACCCCTAACGGATAAGGCATTACAAACCAAGATCGCCCACGGTCTCGGCAAAGTGCTGGGATGCGAGAAGGAAACATCGGAGGAACTTGTCAAGTGTCTCCGTACCGTGCAAGCCGAAGACTTCAATGATCCAAGCCACCCAGCTACGGTGATTGAACAAGGAATAATTttgagtctctctctctctctctctctctctctctctctctctctctctctctctatatctatatatatatatatatatatatattctctctatctctctctctatgtacatataatattttgatttgatttggtttgaaaaaacgcattttttaaagatttatttGGTCTTGTTTGCAATCGTTTCTTttgcttttgtttcttttaattgaatattgttttacaattaagcattgaaatatgtttaacattatttaacatttatttttttttggtctCATACAGCTTCACCAAAATCTGCTCCCCCAACGTAAATGCTTTTACCATTTCTCCATTGTAGAATATAATATCAGATGCAATCGGAGAGCAGCTGGAAGAAGGGCCATTTGCTCCCTTTGTTGACGGAACAGTCTTGCCAGAAAACCCCAAAGACGTCGTTGCCGGAGGGCGCTTTTCCCGAACGGGTATTGACATACTGATGGGTGCAAATGCTGACGAGGGTACGTTCATGCTGGCGGACCTATTACCTTACACGGTGAACCAGACTGTACCTACAGTGAGTAAATCTCAATTCGAGGAGTCCTTACCAGATTTCCTTTTTGGTTCCGCGAAAAGGAGCCCTGCTGCACACGACGCCGTCAAGCTAATGTACGTGGACTGGGCGAAAGAGGACTCTGACGACGCTAACTACGCCGAAGCGTTGTCTCAGATGATCGGCGATCAAATGTTTGTTTGCCCGACCGATTTATCAGCCCGGGCGTACAGCGAGGCAGGTAGTAATGTCTATAGGTATTTCATGACCCATATACCGGCTTCAACATTTTGGCCTATGCCTTGGAGTGGTGCAGCCCATGGCGAAGATATCCAGTTTGTGTTTGGTTATCACTTCATAAACTTTACCATCATGCCACAAGAAGAGATAGACATGACACTTCAGATAATGAAGTATTGGACATACTTTGCAAGAACAGGgtaattaattaaattaataCATGTACGTTGTACACATacatctgagagagagagagagagagaggagagagagagagagagagagagagagagagagagagagagagagagagagagagagagagagtgtttgAAACAAGATCAACAAAGtggcatatttttcatttaatacAGTATTAAGCATATTGCATCAATCGACTTTGAGTTACATGTGAGCTTAGATATAGACGTGACATAAAAAAGATAAGTATATCATCAGTCGATGTATTTAAGTCGATATTAGCAAACAATAAATAAGAACGGAAAGGTATCTTTTCTATACCCGTTATTCGAAAGTCTTTGGCTgatcaaatacaaaatttcagctAGGTTGCAAGGACCTCGTCGGCCATGGTGCTTTGACCACCCGCCACCGTGCAAGACAAGTAGACGACATCATCATAAATGGTCACGCGACGAGGTACTCTTTCACCAAAATAGTTCTCTGTGACTCTACCAAAAGAAACCTGTAACCGCTGACGTCTTTGAGCCAGTGCGCTGTCATGTAACTTCAAGGGCACGAGCCTTAGCTATGTCCCCGTCACGTGATTAATCTGGCAAATCATGGCACTGAACATCTCGTGTTATATAATTTTTGTGGTTGATTTCAGAAATCCAAACCTATCTTCGAACTATGAATCCCAGGATGAAGAATGGGCTTTGTTTACAGTTCCCGGATTAGCGTACAAAGACTGGTCAGTTGACATGGAAACCAAGTATGGCCATAAAACCAGAGAATGTGTATTCTGGAACGATTATATTCCAAGCCTGATCAAACGAACAGGTATGTTGAATTTTGGGCTGTAACGTCCATAAAACTCTTTCTAATAAAGATCTTTAGCACTATCTTCAACAAAGCTCTAAAAACATTGCTTCAATATATGCAATTGCAGTATAGCGTCCATTTTCCGTAACCGTGCTGTCGGACTCTCACTTTGTTGCCGTTTTCATTCCATTACCCGCAAGAAAACCCTCCCGACGATTCCCTTCCAATCACAAAAGCGCCTCTCTGTCATCTCCCAACTAAAAAAGCTCGCCCATTCTTCTCTCGATGAACCGCAGTTTTTCCTCTCTACAgattggcaaataaacttataTATCCTTCTTTCTACCAGAGAGTCGACTTACGTTTGCTCaaggagaaaagaaaacaaatcccTCCCTGCAACGATGAAAATTGCCTATCCGCAGATCGTTCGCCAGCCGTTACTGACTAAAGCGTCAAACTCTGCGCAAAAGATGCTACAAAGATTTTTTCGCAAACACTTTTGCTGGCTCGTTCCGTTTGTATTATCAGTATTATCAGTTGTGCAGTTCTCAACTGCAAACAGATGACTGGGTCTGACTTTCGCGAAAATACAAGTTCATACGCCACAAATGTCAACTGTGTGTACGTCATCATTATGAACATCTCTTCTCTTTCAGAAAACTGTAATGAGTGCACGAGTGCCGCCCAAGACATCAAGGCCTCGATGAAAGTTGTCGGTTTCTTGACGCTTATCCTCTGCAAAATCCTCGATTTCGCATTTAAATAAGAACAGTTTTGCAAACGAGAATGTTACATTTTCTAGGGCAATCATGTTCCTTGATCCATTTTCGAATCACACCGACGAATTAtgtatatatttcatatttcttgtgcacttttttacatatatttactaGGGAAACATCACAAAGACCAGTGATTGCAGTGATTTGGGTTGAACCGTTGGATGTAGTCAAAGTAGTATCACCAGTTCCGCACAATCCTCGTAACTTTGCAAATGATGCGTTCTTGGCATTTTATAGGGAGATGTGTGTGGAGTTGTcttgactacgtctgacctccttccacggacaatgtttcaacttttacacAGTTGATTTCTTCGAGATCGACTGAAAGTACCGCCTAGACGATAAAATTACGCTTGACAGTGTTGGTAACTCCTTAATTTAGACAGTATGCCTGGTTCCTGTAAAGCCAACTGTTAACGCAACGGCGCGTACCATCTGTATTTTGCAGCagtgtaatatcaaatgcatgtCAGGTGCCATAACTGTATGCTAATGAGCACTTAAACCCGGACTTGTTTGTAAACAGCGAGTATCTCTTAAGCAAACCGAAAAGTATTGTATATAAGCTACACTTCTTCACAATGAAGGAATATATCTAAGAGAGTAAAATCACAGTTCTTAAAGTTTTGGTATATTTTAACAAGTGTTTTCTTTGTTGCTCATATGTCTACTGTGTAAAGATTTAGCACAAACCCTTTTAATTATGAATGAGTAGGTATTTGCTATACTCTTTCCCGCTATGATTGCAACGAAATGTTTGAAGTTTAGCGGGACCTGTTCTGAGAAATACAAGAACCTTTATAATTTTATCCAATCAGAACTAGGAGAGTGGCATAAGTAGCCAATGAGAAAGTTAATGACATCATCGTACA contains the following coding sequences:
- the LOC139129956 gene encoding acetylcholinesterase-like is translated as MHIYIVIGLAFFGRVTSNSPVVEVTSGQVAGTIVEFTHPDVAIQRTVNIFKGIPYAEPPVGELRFEPPQSKTPWEGVYDATEFRPTCIQPMYSLQPGSEPQSEDCLFLNVYAPQTQSEPLPVMVWIHGGGFLVGSGSLYDSLPLSAIGNVIVVTINYRLGALGYFLTGDEHATGNYALLDQIAALQWVQDNIAAFGGDANAVTIFGESAGAMSVDLLLFSPLSEGLFHRAIMQSGTATTPGIPLTDKALQTKIAHGLGKVLGCEKETSEELVKCLRTVQAEDFNDPSHPATNIISDAIGEQLEEGPFAPFVDGTVLPENPKDVVAGGRFSRTGIDILMGANADEGTFMLADLLPYTVNQTVPTVSKSQFEESLPDFLFGSAKRSPAAHDAVKLMYVDWAKEDSDDANYAEALSQMIGDQMFVCPTDLSARAYSEAGSNVYRYFMTHIPASTFWPMPWSGAAHGEDIQFVFGYHFINFTIMPQEEIDMTLQIMKYWTYFARTGNPNLSSNYESQDEEWALFTVPGLAYKDWSVDMETKYGHKTRECVFWNDYIPSLIKRTENCNECTSAAQDIKASMKVVGFLTLILCKILDFAFK